A genomic window from Ascaphus truei isolate aAscTru1 chromosome 1, aAscTru1.hap1, whole genome shotgun sequence includes:
- the LOC142469681 gene encoding uncharacterized protein LOC142469681, translated as MLSSTNPILIPTIGVSTYTDSYRDPATWGIPAIRRPKPGIILRKGRWPPDPSPVQKDTHILQDMSQKARQEREVKAARAEKEPVHSVHNLKNHRKPNGAERRVQSTAGNRHPAVTWDRNLPILKQVLAENGAWKNDTTGISRPHEKTLLGEKTRHDTAAGIPEDRFSSSEKETIVKMLHTLSKNHFPLSETEAGRKGVKGYYNQASGRYYRLKGIDPRVDASPANERHLNHTLEQIESFQMSKNSLKTHLFKEA; from the exons ATGTTGTCATCTACCAACCCTATACTGATACCAACAATTGGAGTTAGCACCTACACTGATTCTTACAGAGATCCTGCAACCTGGGGAATACCTGCAATTAGAAGACCAAAGCCA GGGATCATTCTTAGAAAAGGCAGATGGCCTCCTGATCCATCCCCTGTGCAGAAAGATACACACATTCTGCAGGACATGTCCCAGAAAGCACGCCAGGAAAGGGAAGTAAAGGCTGCACGGGCAGAAAAGGAGCCAGTACACTCGGTGCATAACCTGAAGAATCACAGGAAACCTAACGGTGCAG AAAGAAGGGTCCAGTCAACTGCTGGAAACAGACATCCTGCAGTTACATGGGATAGAAACCTACCCATTTTGAAACAGGTGCTGGCAGAAAATGGAGCTTGGAAAAATGACACAACTGGTATATCAAGACCACATGAG AAAACCCTCCTCGGGGAGAAGACGCGACATGACACAGCCGCTGGAATTCCCGAGGACAGATTCAGTTCTTCAG AAAAGGAAACGATTGTGAAGATGTTGCACACTTTATCCAAGAATCATTTCCCTCTATCTGAGACTGAAGCTGGAAGGAAGGGCGTGAAAGGATACTACAACCAGGCTTCTGGTCGGTATTATCGACTGAAAGGGATAGACCCGCGTGTTGATGCTTCACCAGCCAATGAAAGACATTTAAACCACACGTTGGAGCAGATCGAAAG CTTTCAGATGTCTAAAAACtctctgaaaactcaccttttcaaggaagcctaa